A DNA window from Amycolatopsis sp. DSM 110486 contains the following coding sequences:
- a CDS encoding WXG100 family type VII secretion target, translating to MTSGFKIEPAALNAHASGSKEAAGHFGSLAQLLQQARVSDDCFGPLGELMAYKYFDSLQECQDLADQAKTFLEAIADKTTLAAQAYQGHEDATTDAVTGLGKELADGGSGAGSLSDVNHAGDAGRKSYLEQNGGYGSSWLSTSTEVSSASSPPDVAIAAVHTRMEQIQLVTSPGKSLIDNGLGFLIGIVISPLVEFVLEPAIGDPEQMRSTAQGWAQVAQWLDGAGEHERKRADLTKEPWEGSGGDAFRTQMGEFSEGAAAFADEVRGLQQILELAADLFDAFVEIVIDILQELVMGLIIEWLAALAASWITAGASVGAAGAATTGEVAVTGGRLGMKVKQLLGKLRPLIEELEKILQKLRTGPLKKVVERVEGLRNGNFLEKRVADLIDKNPLAKILTKADSATGMSRTTNHFANVRRMLDDDGNVIGDALTEGSDALTHNLTETGLRLAGMSGTSSVGKAAWRGAKGNILEQGIEQGVKYGYIQSQTDSAEERREATDRGFSLEE from the coding sequence GTGACCAGTGGGTTCAAGATCGAGCCGGCGGCGCTCAACGCGCACGCGAGCGGCTCGAAGGAAGCGGCCGGGCACTTCGGCAGCCTCGCGCAGCTGCTGCAGCAGGCACGCGTGAGCGACGACTGCTTCGGCCCGCTCGGCGAGCTGATGGCGTACAAGTACTTCGACTCGTTGCAGGAGTGCCAGGACCTCGCCGACCAGGCGAAAACGTTCCTGGAGGCGATCGCGGACAAGACCACGCTGGCCGCGCAGGCGTACCAGGGCCACGAGGACGCGACCACCGACGCCGTGACCGGGCTCGGCAAGGAGCTCGCCGACGGCGGCAGCGGCGCGGGGTCGCTGTCGGACGTGAACCACGCGGGCGACGCGGGCCGCAAGAGCTACCTGGAGCAGAACGGCGGCTACGGCAGCTCGTGGCTGTCGACGTCGACCGAGGTTTCTTCTGCGAGCAGCCCACCGGACGTGGCGATCGCGGCCGTGCACACGCGCATGGAGCAGATCCAGCTGGTGACGAGCCCCGGGAAGTCGCTGATCGACAACGGGCTCGGGTTCCTCATCGGCATCGTGATCAGCCCGCTCGTGGAGTTCGTGCTGGAGCCGGCGATCGGCGACCCCGAGCAGATGCGCAGCACCGCGCAGGGCTGGGCGCAGGTGGCGCAGTGGCTCGACGGCGCCGGCGAGCACGAGCGCAAGCGCGCGGACCTCACGAAGGAGCCGTGGGAAGGCTCCGGCGGCGACGCGTTCCGCACGCAGATGGGCGAGTTCTCCGAGGGCGCGGCGGCGTTCGCGGACGAGGTGCGCGGCCTGCAGCAGATCCTGGAGCTGGCGGCGGACCTGTTCGACGCGTTCGTGGAGATCGTGATCGACATCCTGCAAGAGCTGGTGATGGGCCTGATCATCGAGTGGCTCGCGGCCCTGGCGGCTTCGTGGATCACGGCCGGCGCGTCGGTGGGGGCCGCGGGTGCCGCGACCACGGGCGAGGTCGCGGTGACCGGCGGGCGGCTCGGGATGAAGGTCAAGCAGCTGCTGGGCAAGCTTCGGCCGCTCATCGAGGAACTCGAGAAGATCCTGCAGAAGCTGCGCACGGGGCCGTTGAAGAAGGTCGTGGAGCGCGTGGAAGGCCTGCGCAACGGCAACTTCCTCGAGAAACGCGTGGCGGACCTGATCGACAAGAACCCGCTCGCGAAGATCCTCACGAAGGCCGACTCCGCAACGGGCATGTCGCGAACGACCAACCACTTCGCGAACGTCCGGCGGATGCTCGACGACGACGGCAACGTGATCGGCGATGCTCTGACCGAAGGCAGCGACGCGCTGACCCACAACCTGACCGAGACCGGCTTGCGGCTGGCCGGCATGAGCGGCACATCGAGTGTCGGCAAGGCGGCGTGGCGCGGGGCCAAGGGCAACATCCTCGAGCAGGGCATCGAGCAGGGTGTGAAGTACGGGTACATCCAGTCGCAGACCGACAGTGCCGAAGAGCGCCGCGAGGCGACCGACCGAGGGTTCTCACTCGAAGAATGA
- a CDS encoding YbaB/EbfC family nucleoid-associated protein, producing MPGQAARLDAVLQRFQEQAARAAELKDQIANLRGHARNADGSVTVTVAPSGAVLGLQLSPQAMRRSHTALQQEILGAIRSATQQAAAALNQTVEPVLGERAEQFREAFNAHVEPLGPSAPPPASSLAAPGQPGQPGQPPQMPQPPQNARNETNPRAVEDDDFGGPVLRRE from the coding sequence ATGCCGGGCCAGGCAGCGCGGCTCGACGCCGTGCTCCAGCGGTTCCAGGAGCAGGCGGCCCGCGCCGCCGAACTCAAGGACCAGATCGCGAACCTGCGCGGGCACGCCCGCAACGCCGACGGGTCGGTGACGGTCACCGTCGCCCCGTCGGGTGCCGTGCTCGGGCTGCAGCTGAGCCCGCAGGCGATGCGGCGCTCGCACACCGCGTTGCAGCAGGAGATCCTCGGCGCCATCCGCTCGGCGACGCAGCAGGCCGCGGCGGCGCTGAACCAGACCGTGGAGCCCGTGCTGGGTGAGCGGGCGGAGCAGTTCCGCGAGGCGTTCAACGCGCACGTCGAGCCGCTCGGGCCGAGTGCGCCGCCGCCCGCCAGCTCGCTGGCCGCGCCTGGGCAACCCGGGCAGCCTGGCCAGCCGCCACAAATGCCACAACCGCCGCAGAACGCTCGGAACGAGACGAACCCGCGAGCCGTCGAAGACGACGACTTCGGGGGTCCCGTTCTTCGGCGGGAGTGA
- a CDS encoding decaprenylphospho-beta-D-erythro-pentofuranosid-2-ulose 2-reductase, with translation MIDAVGNPQSLLLLGGTSDIALAIAEKYLAEKPLRVVLAARPSPRLDAAAQRLKDRGAEVSTVDFDAKDTASHPAVLDRAFAGGDIDVAVVAFGLLGDPEEVWQDHAKAVELATVNYAAAVSVGVALSEKLKGQGHGTIIALSSVAGERVRRSNFVYGSTKAGFDGFYLGLGEALADHGVKVTVVRPGHVKTKMTAGLKDAPLAQTAEQVADIAVAAARTGKDLVWAPAQFRLVMSVLRHVPRPIFRKLPI, from the coding sequence GTGATCGACGCCGTTGGCAACCCCCAGTCCCTGCTGCTGCTCGGCGGCACGTCCGACATCGCGCTGGCCATCGCGGAGAAGTACCTCGCGGAGAAGCCGCTGCGGGTCGTGCTGGCCGCGCGTCCGTCGCCCCGGCTCGACGCCGCGGCACAGCGCCTGAAGGATCGCGGCGCCGAGGTGTCCACTGTGGACTTCGACGCCAAGGACACGGCTTCGCACCCCGCCGTGCTCGACCGCGCGTTCGCCGGCGGCGACATCGACGTGGCCGTGGTCGCGTTCGGCCTGCTGGGCGACCCCGAGGAGGTCTGGCAGGACCACGCCAAGGCCGTGGAGCTGGCGACGGTGAACTACGCGGCCGCCGTGTCGGTGGGCGTGGCGCTGTCGGAGAAGCTCAAGGGCCAGGGCCACGGCACGATCATCGCGCTGTCCTCGGTGGCCGGTGAGCGCGTGCGGCGCTCGAACTTCGTGTACGGCTCCACCAAGGCCGGCTTCGACGGCTTCTACCTGGGCCTCGGCGAGGCGCTCGCCGACCACGGCGTGAAGGTCACCGTCGTCCGCCCGGGTCACGTCAAGACCAAGATGACGGCCGGGCTGAAGGACGCTCCCCTGGCCCAGACCGCCGAGCAGGTGGCCGACATCGCCGTGGCCGCGGCGCGCACTGGCAAGGACTTGGTGTGGGCGCCGGCGCAGTTCCGGCTGGTGATGTCGGTGCTGCGGCACGTGCCGCGTCCGATTTTCCGGAAACTGCCGATCTGA
- a CDS encoding FAD-binding oxidoreductase, producing the protein MTQTPDTQRRTLTGWGRTAGTVADVLSTPDVETIAAAVASAGPRGVIARGLGRSYGDPAQNAGGLVVDMTALDRIHSIDPDSGLVDLDAGVSLDKLMREALPHGLWVPVLPGTRQVTIGGAIANDIHGKNHHSAGSFGNHVVSMDLLTADGRVRALTPDGDEAELFWATVAGIGLTGIITRATVRMKKTESAYFYVDADRTSSLDETLALFTDGSDLNYDYSMSVPDLISSDSRLGRATFSRGSLATLDQLPAKLRSEPLKFDAPKLATLPDVFPNGLGNKLTFGLINELWQKTVPKKGVRGKVQNLTQFYHPLDMISEWNRAYGSKGFLQYQFSVPFGAEDQLKAICRRIATSGHYSFLNVFKRMGDANPAPMSWPSPGWMLSVDFPIKTGLSRFCLELDDEVLAAGGRLYTAKDSRTGAETFAKMYPRLEEWRKVRAAVDPEGVFASDMSRRLAL; encoded by the coding sequence GTGACCCAGACACCCGACACACAGCGACGCACGCTCACCGGCTGGGGACGCACCGCCGGGACCGTCGCCGACGTCCTGAGCACGCCTGATGTCGAGACCATCGCGGCCGCCGTCGCGTCGGCCGGCCCTCGCGGGGTCATCGCGCGCGGCCTCGGCCGCTCCTACGGCGACCCGGCGCAGAACGCCGGCGGCCTGGTGGTCGACATGACCGCGCTCGACCGCATCCACTCGATCGACCCCGACTCCGGCCTGGTCGACCTCGACGCCGGCGTGAGCCTCGACAAGCTCATGCGCGAGGCGCTCCCCCACGGCCTCTGGGTGCCGGTGCTGCCGGGCACGCGCCAGGTCACGATCGGCGGCGCGATCGCCAACGACATCCACGGCAAGAACCACCACTCGGCCGGCAGCTTCGGCAACCACGTGGTGTCGATGGACCTGCTCACGGCCGACGGTCGCGTCCGCGCCCTCACGCCGGACGGCGACGAGGCGGAACTGTTCTGGGCGACAGTGGCCGGCATCGGCCTCACCGGCATCATCACGCGCGCCACCGTGCGGATGAAAAAGACGGAGTCGGCATATTTCTACGTGGACGCCGACCGCACGTCGAGCCTCGACGAGACCCTCGCGCTGTTCACCGACGGTTCGGACCTCAACTACGACTACTCGATGTCGGTCCCGGACCTGATCTCGTCGGACTCGCGGCTCGGCCGGGCCACGTTCTCGCGCGGCTCGCTCGCCACGCTGGACCAGCTGCCCGCGAAGCTGCGCAGCGAACCGCTGAAGTTCGACGCGCCGAAGCTCGCGACGCTGCCCGACGTGTTCCCCAACGGCCTGGGCAACAAGCTCACCTTCGGCCTGATCAACGAGCTGTGGCAGAAGACCGTGCCCAAGAAGGGCGTGCGCGGCAAGGTCCAGAACCTGACGCAGTTCTACCACCCGCTGGACATGATCTCGGAGTGGAACCGCGCGTACGGCTCCAAGGGCTTCCTGCAGTACCAGTTCTCGGTGCCGTTCGGCGCGGAAGACCAGCTCAAGGCCATCTGCCGGCGGATCGCGACGTCGGGGCACTACTCGTTCCTCAACGTGTTCAAGCGCATGGGCGACGCCAACCCGGCGCCGATGTCGTGGCCCTCGCCCGGCTGGATGCTGAGCGTGGACTTCCCGATCAAGACCGGCCTGAGCCGGTTCTGCCTCGAGCTCGACGACGAGGTGCTCGCCGCGGGCGGCCGCCTGTACACCGCGAAGGACTCGCGGACCGGCGCCGAGACGTTCGCGAAGATGTACCCGCGGCTCGAGGAGTGGCGCAAGGTCCGCGCCGCCGTTGACCCCGAAGGCGTTTTCGCCTCTGACATGAGCCGGAGGCTCGCACTGTGA
- a CDS encoding GtrA family protein, producing the protein MVATEPQSETTVTTPVGPGLLGQLIRFGLIGGFCALLDLGTYSLLRAIGMDAVPWVDIARAISFVVGTTTAFFLNRRFTFAGGRRDGGTQVGSFILLYAVTFLVAVGVNQWMLHLLPESTWKATFGWVVSQATATVINFVMLKWVVFRERPVKEN; encoded by the coding sequence GTGGTGGCTACGGAACCGCAGAGTGAGACGACGGTGACAACACCGGTGGGCCCCGGTCTGCTCGGTCAGCTCATCCGCTTCGGGCTGATCGGCGGGTTCTGCGCGCTGCTCGATCTGGGTACATACTCGCTGCTCAGGGCTATCGGCATGGACGCGGTGCCGTGGGTCGACATCGCTCGCGCGATCAGCTTCGTCGTGGGTACGACCACGGCGTTCTTCCTGAATCGCCGGTTCACGTTCGCCGGCGGCCGTCGCGATGGCGGCACGCAGGTCGGCAGCTTCATCCTGCTCTACGCCGTGACCTTCCTCGTGGCGGTCGGTGTGAACCAGTGGATGCTGCACCTGCTCCCGGAGTCGACGTGGAAGGCCACGTTCGGCTGGGTCGTGTCACAGGCGACGGCGACCGTGATCAATTTCGTCATGCTCAAGTGGGTCGTGTTTCGTGAGCGGCCGGTAAAGGAGAACTGA
- a CDS encoding glycosyltransferase has translation MPGKAAPVAEAAPEGETRFAEHAPEGRLTAQRGLYAGPAPIVSKDLYAELEWGSAVRDRDALTVEPSSKVTGNTYFGRFPASYWQRWTTVTSVTVEAVVSGDGLLSVGASDLQGDARVVNAEQVSGAKARKVTMTASLDKFYDGGALWLDLETEGGQTLRVEQVRWTVDAPEKIRPTAVTICTMNRADDCLKNLQALAADVSSLHTLDAIYVADQGTDLVESRDGFEQVAKDLGDKLHYIKQPNLGGAGGFTRGLYEVAGHTATEHANVLFMDDDVLLEPDLVVRMTAFSNRAANPIIVGGQMLNLLHPNQLHVGAEYARLNTLEPGQPVTHSLSTADLLGVDEETLKPNRQERRLDAGYNGWWSCLIPYEVVKAIGYPMPFFFQWDDAEYSYRAREYGFPTVTLPGAGVWHADFHWKDWDEWHRYFNLRNSIITAALHSPFNLNLLSRVLLAQLVRYLLGMQYGLSATLIKAVEDFLEGPEVLRDGGVAAMKEIRRIRGEYPETKRHKATDVPGIASNDIGIINSAPRPSMQRLVLIKRVIDRVLGRSRFGLGAVPIDEAHWWHIALFDTAVVTDASQEGVRVRTYDKVKMFDLARRGAKTIQRLRKEGAGVQEQYKRAMPELTSRENWKRLYEL, from the coding sequence ATGCCCGGTAAAGCAGCCCCGGTCGCGGAGGCGGCCCCCGAAGGCGAGACCCGGTTCGCGGAGCACGCGCCCGAAGGGAGGCTGACGGCCCAGCGCGGGCTGTACGCCGGCCCGGCGCCGATCGTCAGCAAGGACCTCTACGCCGAGCTCGAATGGGGCTCCGCGGTGCGTGACCGCGACGCGCTCACTGTCGAACCGTCGTCGAAGGTCACCGGCAACACCTACTTCGGCCGCTTCCCGGCCAGCTACTGGCAGCGCTGGACCACGGTCACCTCGGTCACCGTGGAAGCCGTGGTCAGCGGCGACGGCCTGCTCTCGGTCGGCGCGTCCGACCTCCAGGGCGACGCCCGCGTGGTCAACGCCGAGCAGGTCTCCGGCGCCAAGGCCCGCAAGGTCACGATGACCGCGAGCCTCGACAAGTTCTACGACGGCGGCGCGCTGTGGCTCGACCTCGAGACCGAGGGCGGCCAGACGCTGCGCGTCGAGCAGGTCCGCTGGACGGTCGACGCGCCGGAGAAGATCCGCCCGACCGCGGTCACGATCTGCACGATGAACCGCGCGGACGACTGCCTCAAGAACCTGCAGGCGCTCGCCGCCGACGTGTCGTCGCTGCACACGCTCGACGCCATCTACGTCGCCGACCAGGGCACCGACCTCGTCGAGTCGCGCGATGGCTTCGAGCAGGTCGCGAAGGACCTCGGCGACAAGCTGCACTACATCAAGCAGCCGAACCTCGGCGGCGCCGGCGGCTTCACCCGCGGCCTGTACGAGGTGGCCGGCCACACCGCCACCGAGCACGCCAACGTGCTGTTCATGGACGACGACGTGCTCCTGGAGCCGGACCTCGTCGTGCGCATGACGGCGTTCTCCAACCGCGCGGCCAACCCGATCATCGTCGGCGGCCAGATGCTCAACCTGCTGCACCCGAACCAGCTGCACGTCGGCGCCGAGTACGCGCGCCTGAACACGCTGGAGCCGGGCCAGCCGGTCACGCACTCGCTGTCCACGGCCGACCTGCTGGGCGTCGACGAGGAGACCCTCAAGCCCAACCGCCAGGAGCGCCGCCTCGACGCCGGGTACAACGGCTGGTGGTCGTGCCTGATCCCCTACGAGGTCGTGAAGGCCATCGGTTACCCGATGCCGTTCTTCTTCCAGTGGGACGACGCGGAGTACTCCTACCGTGCCCGTGAGTACGGCTTCCCGACGGTGACGCTGCCGGGCGCCGGCGTGTGGCACGCGGACTTCCACTGGAAGGACTGGGACGAGTGGCACCGGTACTTCAACCTGCGCAACTCGATCATCACCGCCGCGCTGCACTCGCCGTTCAACCTGAACCTGCTGTCGCGCGTGCTGCTGGCGCAGCTCGTGCGCTACCTGCTGGGTATGCAGTACGGCCTGTCGGCCACGCTGATCAAGGCCGTCGAGGACTTCCTCGAGGGCCCGGAGGTCCTGCGTGACGGCGGTGTCGCCGCGATGAAGGAGATCCGCCGGATCCGCGGGGAGTACCCGGAGACCAAGCGGCACAAGGCCACCGACGTCCCGGGCATCGCGTCCAACGACATCGGCATCATCAACAGCGCGCCGCGGCCCAGCATGCAGCGCCTGGTGCTGATCAAGCGCGTGATCGACCGCGTGCTCGGCCGCAGCCGCTTCGGCCTCGGCGCGGTGCCGATCGACGAGGCGCACTGGTGGCACATCGCGCTGTTCGACACGGCCGTGGTCACGGACGCTTCGCAGGAAGGCGTGCGCGTGCGCACGTACGACAAGGTGAAGATGTTCGACCTCGCCCGGCGCGGTGCGAAGACGATCCAGCGGCTCCGCAAGGAAGGCGCGGGCGTGCAGGAGCAGTACAAGCGCGCGATGCCGGAGCTCACCTCGCGGGAGAACTGGAAGCGTCTGTACGAGCTCTGA
- a CDS encoding acyl-CoA dehydrogenase family protein — protein MSNLVARARALADDVLFPAAAQVDLRGEVPRSHFDALAEAGLYGLAAPPDAGGPGAGLAELVEVIETLAGGCLSTTFTWIQHHGLVAGLSGSANEALRSEYLADLVKGTVRAGVAYAGVIPTPPRTRARRVSDGFRFDGEAPFVSGWGGIDLLMLSGRTPEDTVVTTVVAPVAGHGLDVSPLHLIAAQGTSTVRIGLDDYLVPAERVLAEVSHADFIAGNTFASRLNGCAPLGLAERCARLLDDLGQNGTATALRAEQEQIRIRLDSGLTDPASLPAARAAGAELAYRSAGALVAATGSRSVLAGEHAGRLVREATFLLVAASRPEIRDGLLALARR, from the coding sequence GTGTCGAACCTCGTCGCCCGAGCGCGGGCACTCGCCGATGACGTGCTGTTCCCCGCCGCTGCGCAGGTCGACCTGCGTGGCGAGGTGCCGCGGTCGCACTTCGACGCGCTGGCCGAGGCCGGCCTCTACGGCCTTGCCGCGCCCCCCGACGCCGGTGGTCCCGGCGCGGGTCTGGCCGAGCTCGTCGAGGTGATCGAGACGCTGGCCGGCGGGTGCCTGAGTACCACGTTCACCTGGATCCAGCACCACGGTCTCGTCGCCGGCCTGTCCGGTTCGGCCAACGAGGCGTTGCGCTCCGAATACCTCGCTGACCTGGTCAAAGGCACCGTCCGGGCCGGAGTTGCCTACGCGGGCGTGATCCCGACACCGCCGCGCACCCGGGCCAGGCGGGTCAGCGACGGTTTCCGCTTCGACGGCGAGGCACCGTTCGTGAGCGGCTGGGGTGGGATCGACTTGCTGATGCTCTCGGGTCGAACGCCGGAGGACACCGTCGTCACCACCGTGGTCGCTCCGGTGGCCGGACACGGACTCGACGTCAGTCCGCTGCACTTGATTGCCGCGCAAGGCACCTCGACCGTCCGCATCGGACTGGACGACTACTTGGTGCCCGCCGAACGCGTGCTCGCCGAGGTCTCACACGCCGACTTCATCGCGGGGAACACCTTCGCGTCGCGGCTCAACGGCTGCGCCCCCCTCGGCCTGGCCGAACGCTGTGCCCGCCTGCTCGACGACCTGGGCCAGAACGGAACGGCCACTGCCCTGCGGGCCGAACAGGAACAGATCCGCATCCGCCTCGACTCGGGCCTCACCGACCCCGCATCGCTGCCCGCCGCCCGCGCGGCGGGCGCTGAGCTGGCCTACCGCAGCGCCGGGGCCCTCGTGGCCGCTACCGGCAGCCGCTCCGTGCTCGCCGGCGAGCACGCAGGTCGGCTGGTGCGGGAAGCGACGTTCCTGCTGGTGGCCGCCAGCCGTCCGGAAATCCGCGACGGCCTGCTGGCCCTGGCGCGTCGCTAG
- a CDS encoding cytochrome P450, with protein sequence MTHLPELPVDRPAGCPFDPPAQLGPIRERHPVVRLTYPDGHEGWLVTGYAQVRAVLADQRFSSRYELAHYPMPGLEGIEVPAAAPGDLTGVDDPEHSRYRKLLTGRFTVRRMRQLTARVEQVTAEHLDAMARQGPVVVDLVQAFAHPVPAVMICELLGVPYADRESFQGHAAAVSDVDAAPEERFAAYGKLQEYVGRLVPAKRAEPTDDILSELTTSDLTDEELAGLATFLLGAGLDTTANMLALGTFALLQHPEQLDALRADPDLADKAVEELLRYLSITHTGVRAALEDVELDGQLIKAGESVTFSVQAGNRDPERFADPDTLDLSRGVPGHLTFGHGIHQCLGQQLARVEMRVALPALVRRFPTLRLAVAPEDVALRPGHQNIYGVQRLPVTWDQG encoded by the coding sequence ATGACGCACCTGCCCGAACTTCCGGTCGACCGTCCCGCCGGCTGCCCCTTCGACCCGCCCGCGCAGCTGGGCCCGATCCGCGAGCGGCACCCGGTGGTCCGCCTGACCTACCCCGACGGCCACGAGGGCTGGCTCGTCACCGGCTACGCGCAGGTCCGCGCGGTGCTGGCCGACCAGCGCTTCAGCTCCCGCTACGAGCTCGCGCACTACCCGATGCCCGGCCTGGAAGGCATCGAGGTGCCGGCCGCGGCGCCCGGCGACCTGACCGGCGTCGACGACCCGGAGCACTCCCGCTACCGCAAGCTCCTGACCGGCCGGTTCACCGTCCGGCGGATGCGGCAGCTGACCGCACGCGTCGAGCAGGTCACCGCCGAGCACCTGGACGCGATGGCCCGGCAGGGTCCCGTGGTGGTGGACCTGGTCCAGGCCTTCGCGCACCCCGTGCCCGCCGTGATGATCTGCGAGCTGCTGGGGGTGCCCTACGCCGACCGCGAGTCCTTCCAGGGCCACGCCGCCGCGGTGTCCGATGTGGACGCCGCCCCCGAGGAACGCTTCGCCGCGTACGGCAAGCTGCAGGAGTACGTCGGCCGGCTGGTCCCGGCGAAACGCGCCGAGCCGACCGACGACATCCTCAGCGAGCTGACCACCAGCGACCTGACCGACGAGGAGCTGGCCGGCCTCGCGACCTTCCTCCTGGGGGCCGGTCTCGACACGACCGCGAACATGCTGGCGCTGGGCACTTTCGCCCTGCTTCAACACCCCGAGCAGCTCGACGCGTTGCGCGCCGACCCGGACCTCGCCGACAAGGCGGTCGAGGAGCTGCTGCGGTACCTGAGCATCACGCACACCGGGGTGCGGGCGGCACTGGAGGACGTCGAGCTCGACGGGCAGCTGATCAAGGCGGGCGAGTCGGTCACCTTCTCCGTGCAGGCCGGCAATCGCGATCCGGAGCGGTTCGCCGATCCCGACACGCTAGACCTCAGCCGGGGCGTGCCCGGGCACCTGACGTTCGGGCACGGCATCCACCAGTGCCTCGGCCAGCAGCTGGCCCGGGTCGAGATGCGCGTCGCGCTGCCGGCGCTGGTCCGCCGGTTCCCGACGCTGCGGCTGGCCGTCGCGCCCGAGGACGTGGCGCTGCGGCCCGGGCACCAGAACATCTACGGCGTGCAGCGGCTCCCGGTGACCTGGGACCAGGGCTAG
- a CDS encoding ABC transporter permease yields MSTLTAPAPAGLKFQPLRDSATMLRRNLKHMLRYPSMTLMLVGMPVVFLLLFVYVFGGTMGAGLGGGGGREAYVNYVAPAIILMTVTATVQGTAISVAMDMTEGVIARFRTMHIARVSVLTGHVLGSVIQAAFTLAIVIGVALLVGFRPSAGLGGWLATAGFLLVVTFALVWLSVALGQVSKSVETASNLPMPLILLPFLGSGFVPTDSMPAGLRWFAEYQPFTPIIETLRGLLMDKPLGSNVWFALGWCAVMALGGYLWSKRLFNREYAH; encoded by the coding sequence ATGAGCACTCTCACCGCGCCGGCCCCCGCCGGCCTCAAGTTCCAGCCGCTGCGCGACTCGGCGACGATGCTGCGCCGCAACCTCAAGCACATGCTGCGCTACCCGTCGATGACGCTGATGCTCGTCGGGATGCCCGTGGTCTTCCTGCTGCTGTTCGTCTACGTCTTCGGCGGCACGATGGGCGCCGGGCTCGGCGGAGGTGGCGGCCGCGAGGCGTACGTGAACTACGTGGCGCCGGCGATCATCCTGATGACCGTGACGGCCACCGTCCAGGGCACGGCGATCTCGGTCGCCATGGACATGACCGAAGGCGTGATCGCGCGGTTCCGGACCATGCACATCGCCCGCGTCTCGGTGCTGACCGGGCACGTGCTGGGCAGCGTGATCCAGGCGGCGTTCACCCTGGCGATCGTGATCGGCGTGGCTCTGCTGGTCGGTTTCCGGCCCTCGGCCGGGCTCGGCGGGTGGCTGGCGACGGCCGGGTTCCTGCTGGTGGTGACGTTTGCGCTGGTGTGGCTGTCGGTCGCGCTCGGCCAGGTGAGCAAGAGCGTCGAGACGGCGAGCAACCTGCCGATGCCGCTGATCCTGCTGCCCTTCCTCGGCAGCGGCTTCGTGCCCACCGACTCCATGCCGGCCGGGCTGCGCTGGTTCGCCGAGTACCAGCCGTTCACGCCGATCATCGAGACCCTGCGCGGCCTGCTGATGGACAAGCCGCTCGGCAGCAACGTGTGGTTCGCCCTCGGCTGGTGCGCCGTGATGGCGCTGGGTGGCTACCTGTGGTCGAAGCGCCTGTTCAACCGCGAATACGCCCACTGA
- a CDS encoding ATP-binding cassette domain-containing protein, with translation MTSNHSRPAIAATGLRKSYGDHVVLDGLDLTVEEGTVFSLLGANGAGKTTAVKILSTLINADAGDVRVAGYDLVREPDAVRAAIGVTGQFSAVDNLLTGEENLLLMADLNHLGRADRRRRTAQLLEQFDLAEAGKKPASTYSGGMRRRLDLAMTLVGSPRLIFLDEPTTGLDPRSRRNMWQIVRGLVADGVTIFLTTQYLDEADELADRIAVLDHGRIVAEGTSDELKRRIPGGHVRLRFADPRGLDTAMITLDDAARDNDSLTLRVPSDGSLRSLKALIGRLDDQAIEVDELSVHTPDLDDVFLALTGNPATENTTHEKVTTR, from the coding sequence ATGACCAGCAACCACTCCCGGCCGGCGATCGCCGCAACCGGACTGCGCAAGTCCTACGGCGACCACGTCGTGCTCGACGGGCTCGACCTCACCGTTGAAGAGGGCACGGTGTTCTCGCTCCTCGGCGCGAACGGCGCCGGCAAGACCACCGCCGTGAAGATCCTGTCCACGCTGATCAACGCCGACGCCGGCGACGTGCGGGTGGCCGGGTACGACCTCGTCCGCGAACCCGACGCGGTGCGTGCCGCGATCGGCGTCACCGGCCAGTTCTCCGCCGTGGACAACCTGCTCACCGGTGAGGAGAACCTGCTGCTGATGGCGGATCTCAACCACCTCGGCCGGGCCGACCGGCGCCGCCGCACCGCGCAGCTGCTGGAGCAGTTCGACCTCGCCGAGGCGGGCAAGAAGCCGGCGTCGACGTACTCCGGCGGTATGCGGCGACGGCTCGACCTGGCGATGACGCTCGTCGGCAGCCCGCGGCTGATCTTCCTCGACGAGCCGACCACCGGTCTCGACCCGCGCAGCCGCCGCAACATGTGGCAGATCGTCCGCGGCCTGGTGGCCGACGGAGTCACGATCTTCCTGACCACGCAGTACCTCGACGAGGCCGACGAGCTGGCCGACCGCATCGCGGTGCTCGACCACGGCCGGATCGTCGCCGAGGGCACCTCCGACGAGCTCAAGCGCCGCATCCCCGGTGGCCACGTGCGCCTGCGCTTCGCCGACCCGCGCGGCCTCGACACGGCCATGATCACGCTCGACGACGCGGCGCGCGACAACGACTCGCTCACCTTGCGCGTGCCCAGCGACGGCAGCCTGCGCTCGCTCAAGGCCCTCATCGGGCGGCTCGACGACCAGGCCATCGAGGTCGACGAGCTGTCCGTGCACACCCCCGACCTCGACGACGTCTTCCTCGCCCTCACCGGCAACCCCGCGACCGAGAACACCACCCACGAGAAGGTGACGACCCGATGA